TTATGCTATGTATAGTTTAGATGGTGCTTCCGTCTATTTAGATGGCAGCAAAATACCTGTAAGTGATATTAGCAAATATAAAGGTTATGATGCTTACATAATGTTAGAAAATCATTATGGTATTGAAACTGCAACACTTGTATCAATACAAAGCGGATTTAATATGAGCTATGTTGGTGACATTACGTACGATGGAAACATCATGTTAGTAACGTTTGATAACGAAAATGACAATCGACAGGTAAACGTAAATGATGGTACAATTATATTAGATAATGGGCTTTTGGTGCCAAAAAGCCAGTTGTCAAAAGCCAGTCAGGCGTATGTTTCATTTTCAAGAGGTGGCGCAGCAAACTTTATATCAATATTAGATGCAAATGCCCCATCTGGATACTATTATGCAAAAGGGAAAATTATTAATGTTACAGCAGATTCAATAACAGTAGGCAATTATTATTACTATAGTGGAAATGAATACGGTGATGAATCATTAAACAATAATGAGTGGGTAGCAAACGGCGATGAAACTTTCTACGTTGGTGATAAAACTTATATTGTTGATAATACTGGAACTAGTCCTGTAAATGTACCATATGATGAGTTCTTGAAACAGAAGTACAGAGCTGCTAATTATAGTTCGGTATATATTGTAGCTAGTGACAGCAATGCCATAGCAGTAAATATAAGGCCTCTTAGCAGCACTGACAGGGTAAGCAAGGCTGTATTAAGTAGTAGCAGCGGAAATGTCTTGACTATTGACAATGTTATGGATTGGAATGAACTTAATAATAAATGGGAGCTTAATACATCACTGGATTCTATCGACGCTACTAAAGCAGTCATAGTGAAAAACAACAAGGTAGTATCAGCAAATGATTTAAAGAGCGGAGATAATCTTTATATAATAAGAGATGGTGCTTTGGGAATTGTGATAACAGTCCAGCAGTAAAAGGAGAGATGTATGGTGAAAAAGATGATTTTAATTCTTGCACTTTTTATATCCATTTTGATTCCTGCTTATGCTTTTGCCAATGATGCAGGTTATGAAGGCGGGATTGCAAATGAATATGAATATAAAGAAGTAGTCTTTCTAACAGGTAGCCCTGTCGTCTTTGATGGTAAACTTACTGTATCAACGTCTACAAGATCTGGTACGACAACTGCTACATACAGGTATCAATTGACATCAAGCGATGGTGGTAAGCTGACGCGTACTCTCACATTTTCTACTGTTGAGACGCCAAAGGACCAGTACAACCAAATTCAGTCAAAGACAACTTTAAGCAGGTATTCAGAGACCATTACAGAAGGTGGAAATATATACAAGCTGTCATCGTATGAATTCAACGGTTCTGACATTAAATCTTTAAATCCTGGTGTAAATTACTTTGCTGGCAATTTCGCAGGAAGGAAAGTTTATACTTTAAACAATAGCAAAGGTACCATTATTGTAGAGATTACAGATAAAACAGTTGGATTTGATCATGCTTATGGCAATGTTAAAACACAGCAGATTAATTACATAATAACAGGTAATACGGTAGCTGACAATACAAATATATCATGGAGCGGAACTGCTGATGTGGATGTATCATTTACAGTAAATTCTGACTTAGAATATGTTGCAAATGATCCTAACTACATAAGCTTCAGAGGCGGATACCTTTTAAGTCAAACAGGACAGGATGTGATGAAGTACTCTTATGATTTACCTGAATTTGATAGCAGTGGAAATGTAATAGGCAGAAATACAGGCTCAAGCAGTGCTAGTTTAGATGAAGTACCACAGGAGAAAAGGCTGGTTGTACCAAATGTTAACGACATAAACGGTACATGGGGATATGATGACATATTGAAACTTATGAGCATGGA
The nucleotide sequence above comes from Thermoanaerobacterium sp. CMT5567-10. Encoded proteins:
- a CDS encoding S-layer homology domain-containing protein; the encoded protein is MVKKMILILALFISILIPAYAFANDAGYEGGIANEYEYKEVVFLTGSPVVFDGKLTVSTSTRSGTTTATYRYQLTSSDGGKLTRTLTFSTVETPKDQYNQIQSKTTLSRYSETITEGGNIYKLSSYEFNGSDIKSLNPGVNYFAGNFAGRKVYTLNNSKGTIIVEITDKTVGFDHAYGNVKTQQINYIITGNTVADNTNISWSGTADVDVSFTVNSDLEYVANDPNYISFRGGYLLSQTGQDVMKYSYDLPEFDSSGNVIGRNTGSSSASLDEVPQEKRLVVPNVNDINGTWGYDDILKLMSMEIFPNTSKYFGPKLPITRSDFTVAVAKAINLAPYTAPKTIGYTKNKTNEISPFIDVSTTDSDYGYIKAANQAGLISGTAPNQFSPDKALTRAEAAVIFVRALGLSNLAPSGYFNTGFRDDSSIPSWAKRDIYVANEIGLLEGDGNGNINANDTLTREEAAAMISRMIDFMMKDLSIDYVQKVINY